One genomic window of Panicum hallii strain FIL2 chromosome 6, PHallii_v3.1, whole genome shotgun sequence includes the following:
- the LOC112897429 gene encoding transcription factor IBH1-like 1 codes for MHAPRKFRKAFMAQLLVSLRAAGQASKSMGLRERRDAVRLSSDVAMALASARTRSAPRSSAAWARALVARHAVERRNEALMRRIMGGAGYEMAAAAAAAARSRKEARSRRIVRRSRRVCSSSAGRRRTVSLAAAAASGGAVRCSAMAAARRMVKARLRVLRSLVPGGEALRGLSLLSETLDYVVCLKTQVELMQCLCKGSRPKLG; via the coding sequence ATGCACGCCCCGAGGAAGTTCAGGAAGGCCTTCATGGCGCAGCTCCTGGTGAGCCTGCGGGCGGCCGGCCAGGCGTCCAAGTCCATGGGCCTCCGGGAGCGCCGCGACGCCGTGCGGCTCTCCTCCGACGTGGCGATGGCGCTGGCGTCCGCCCgcacccgctcggcgccgcgcTCGTCGGCGGCGTGGGCGCGCGCCCTCGTCGCCAGGCACGCGGTGGAGCGGCGCAACGAGGCGCTCATGCGCCGCATCATGGGCGGCGCCGGCTACGAgatggccgcggccgcggccgccgcggcgaggaGCAGGAAGGAGGCGCGGAGCAGGAGGATCGTGCGTAGGTCGCGCCGGGTGTGCAGCAGCAgcgccgggaggaggaggacggtctcgctggcggcggcggcggcgagcggcggggcCGTGAGATGCAGCGCAATGGCGGCGGCCAGGAGGATGGTGAAGGCGAGGCTGCGGGTGCTGAGGAGCCTGGTGCCGGGAGGGGAGGCGTTGCGTGGCCTCTCCCTGCTGAGCGAGACGCTGGACTACGTCGTGTGCCTGAAGACACAGGTGGAGCTCATGCAATGCCTGTGCAAAGGATCCCGTCCCAAGCTGGGTTGA